The Lytechinus variegatus isolate NC3 chromosome 1, Lvar_3.0, whole genome shotgun sequence nucleotide sequence tagttgtccgggggggggggtaattgtcctagaaccattcacacaaataaccataacttatccgcagccaatcatagcagatgacgtatccaagatcaaaatattcttgaactggtgctgaatattataggcctatcttagctagacaaaattatacgcgatccccggtcttctgtcttcgttttccagacacccaacaacaggtctggaaaacgaagaccgaagaccggggacacgcgtaatgtcaatggtagttgcaaacagcagttaagttgagactgcttgtacgtgattgcgcagtatgaggtgtattgtacgttataattgttatgtattaattatgccctagctgataacgatatccatacaattaatcattaaccaatcataattcattacatatccaatatcagaatattcctgaatttgatctgaatataataatggtttattttagctagacggatgcgatggccccggtcttctgtcttcgttttccagacacccaacaacaggtctggaaaacgaagatcgaagaccggggacatgcgttatgtcaatggtataaaattttaatgccagctgagctgagcgcgatatattgctcaatcaattatcattcacattacgatatccatacaattaatcattaaccaatcataattcattacatattcaatatcagaatattcctgaatttgatctgaatatagtaatggtttattttagctagacggatgcgatggccccggtcttctgtcttcgttttccagacacccaacaacaggtctggaaaacgaagatcgaagaccggggacatgcgttatgtcaatgggataaaattttaatgccagctgagctgagcgcgatatattgctcaatcaattatcattcacattacgatatccatacaattaatcattaaccaatcataattcattacatatccaatatcagactattcctgaatttgatctgaatataataatggtttattttagctagacggatgcgatggccccggtcttctgtcttcgttttccagacacccaacaacaggtctggaaaacgaagatcgaagaccggggacatgcgttatgtcaatggtataaaattttaatgccagctgagctgagcgcgatatattgctcaatcaattatcattcacattacgatatccatacaattaatcattaaccaatcataattcattacatatccaatatcagaatattcctgaatttgatctgaatataataatggtttattttagctagacggatgcgatggccccggtcttctgtcttcgttttccagacacccaacaacaggtctggaaaacgaagatcgaagaccggggacatgcgttatgtcaatgttgtgaaattttaatgccagctgagctgagcgcgatatattgctcaatcaattatcattcacattacgatatccatacaattaatcattaaccaatcataattcattacatatccaatatcagaatattcctgaatttgatctgaatataataatggtttattttagctagacggatgcgatggccccggtcttctgtcttcgttttccagacacccaacaacaggtctggaaaacgaagatcgaagaccggggacatgcgttatgtcaatgggagaacatgtgtagggggcaaggtccaaagtccattctaacccgcgcacgtgttttgtacacactttgcactgctttgtacacacttcgttcgtgaactacaaacgctttcacacgagtgtgatacgtgtccccggtcttcggtcttcggtcttcgttttccagacaccccttcgggccggatgagctgaGAAATTGGCTTTCTCCGACAgataccatagtaacagtgcctctcagccaatcaaaatcaagaatttcAATGATATTAATTGTCAGCACAGACagtttagtcagtgctgacaactttcaccCCTGAATATTTCTATCACTCCAATATGCCAACTCTTGATTCCATAATTCTGACTCTACAGATATAGCTCAAACAataacccccaccccctcccatGCAAGCTTAATGAGCAAAtgagcaagatttatccaagtcctctcgtggctgaattcatgtccctgcaaaatctcgtgaattgggagactttctttctcaaagaatttaaccactttctccttGAGTAATATTGATCATTTTTGTACCATGGGCAAGAGTAAATGCTACTCTTGTATATTggtcatttctttttaatgaaatattttgataaataaacaGAATtgtcttcctctgttttcacttggaaattgtgcaacattttgtgttttaggcaccgacattatttatatcatcagaaagctcaaactctatactttcttacaatgtcactcttgatatttggcatgttttagatgggtcagcagccagctttttccatcaagatgcaagacgagatttctgaaatttctgagtaacataaaatccagagttctgattggctgataatgTTTTCAAAACAACAGCCGCGgataatttgaagagattaccacgtgatgagtgtgaccttgcagaggcccagtgtggtGAACATTGGAATTTGACTGGGTGTGTGGTCTATATGATCAATCAGagcgcagtattcttgtttttgagctgctaaatgtacttgacCTATATGAAAAACTTGCTGCTGACCTATCTAAAATTCATCTTcttataaaaattatatcatattaaagctgagatcttcagctttatcatgatctaaaaatTATTCgtgctcaaacagaaattaaatgtgaaaataacaacttttgttgcattaaaaaattattttgtttcttgtaTTAGATCAAGACTTTTCCCTATATTACAACATCCTTTTAAAAATCCGAACACATGACCTGAAtaaatgattcttcttctttacaaagataccaaaaacatgaaacttggtcaatatttagagcagcaatggccgaataaaaagaggtgttttggttcgcaagaagctcattaactatgcaaaaaccctctagtcatgaatatcacttggataaaagaagctactttttcagggcttgccgactgactgagttttatgaactagaccaacatactttcaaagttatgatggcaattaaacagatacccccaatcgaccaaagttcattgaccctaaatgacctgtgaccttgatcatgtgacctgaaacttgcacaggatgttcagtgatacttgattactattatgtccaagtttcatgaatcagatccaaaaacttaaagttttgattgtaattcaacagatacccccgaatcggccaaagttcattgaccctaaatgacctttgaccttggtcatgtgacgtgaaactctagCAGGATAtttgatgatacttgattaaccttatgtccaggtttaataaactaggtccatatattttctaagttatgatgacatttcaaaaacttaacctcaggttaagattttgatgttgattcccccaacatggtctaagttcaccgaccctaaatgacctttgaccttggcaatgtgacgtgaaactctagCAGGATGTTtgataatacttgattaaccttatggccaagtttcatgaactaggtccatatagtactttctaagttatgatgtcatttcaaaaacttaacctcaggttaagatttgatgttgacgccgccgccgccgtcgccgtcggaaaagcggcgcctaatGTCtacactctgctatgcaggcgagacaaaaatgcccaaaagaaatgcccaatgttggttggacaaaTTACCCTCTAATTGGAGCACTTTTacctaatgttttttttttagagtgaattAGGATACCTGCTTGATTGAGACGTGTCCTCGTCATATCTAACCTGCAGCCCGTAGTTGGCAAGGAAGTCAATTCTGCACCTTCTTGTGTTCCCATGAACAGATGACGTCACCACCAATGGAACCTAGGACTGGTAAAGACACACCATTCTTATGAATATCTTTAAAACataagctatttttttttaaacaataataacaatatttcaataagtTACTGTATTTTATGATGTGAAGGACATAAAagtgatatttgttttattggaCTACTTTTCAAGTTCCGATTTTCCAGAAAATAATTCGTTTGATTCGGGGCCATTCATAATGCAAATAATGCAATGTAGCTTTCTCAAAACCCAAAGTGCTCAAATTTTCTTTCTAAGACAATCAAAATGCGATTCACTGTCTCCATTTTGCTTAATTTTCTATGAACTTGGCCTATAGGCAAATGATAGGCGTACTTgtcttttctttataattctttgttgtctttcttttttcccttttccccctttccttttttcctatagtattttcattttcacatattTTCTACCCCTCACGAACACTTTATATTCTTTCTAGTATTTCCtaattacattttgaaataatctgCCTGGGATGTGTGTTGGTGtgttaatgaataaatgagatATGGTAAACAAACTGGAACCGCGAAAAACGGTTTAGTTTCCGATTAGTCTTTGATGTAAGTTATATGACTATATTGACTCAAAtgaatttcatcataattaaaTCCACATCTAACACTATATTCTTTTTTAAGTCGCTAAACATTAAATGCAATCGCCAACTGTTGTACATGTGTTTTTTTACCACGGAATCACCCAATATGCTTGCGCTCGAGGGATGCAAATACATCCTGGTCAATGGTGATTGCATAACATCAATGGGAACGTCAATAGTATTTCCATAACAATGGGAAGCCTTATTGACGATGATATTGGATCAGACTAGCCTGCTGAAGACACACAGTCCGATCTTCTTTCTTATCTGTATTGTTACTCTACTCAAGGCGCTGGACTTAGTCCTTCGTATCAACACAGGTATTCGACGGGGGCCAATGCTTTATGGGTGTAAGGATGGAGAAAGAACGCAATAAATAATCAATATCTCCTTCTATATATGAGTATATTTTGTCTTCATGTACTGCGTGTAgcattatggcattttaaagtgtCGTTCATAACTCCTTGAAGTAATCTTGGTCCCGCTATATTGTCATCAGTTCTCCATCCTTTTCAAGAAGGAATCATTCATGGAGCTTTACAGATAGTGATGTTATATTAATGTTCACCTGTTAGACTATAGACGTGGATTCTCCAGATTGAACACCAGCCAGGTATGTCAGGATTCCAGGTCTATAACTCTATATAATACTGATTGAACTTATGCATGATGGAGAGTTCCTTTTGCGACAGCCACCGAACTTGTGGAAAAATATAGGATTAAGGTTACAGTGGTTGTCGCAAAATGATTTCTTTCCCTAGAATGATCCATTATtcatatcaaacattaaaatgttatgtataTATAGTTTTGTGGATTACAGGCCTACTTAACGAATGTCTATAGattagtgtacatgtataggcctactatatCAAATCGAATGTCAAAACCAATTCAACTCAtgatttatgattaaaaaaaaaaattaaaactacATTATTCCTACACTGCAGGGACACAATTTTGATACTGGGCCCATGATGTGCCCATTTCGTTTAAAAAGAGcaccatatatttttttgtaataactaCTCTTGAAAACAGATAGCCTTTTCTaccaaataaaagataaataaaaggCTACTACATTGTCGGGGCACACTGTCATGAATGAATTTATAGAGTACGTGTCCAccaaaatgaatagaaaaaaattattagatttgaaaagagaaataaaacaatccGAAGCAGTTttagtaaaattttaatatcGTTTTTAAAATCGTTGGTGAAATCCCCAATAACCATATTTATTAGAAATGTATATGCCAATATTTATAACGCTTTGTATACTTTAGTGACATGCAGCTCTTAGTCAAGTTTACCAAGAAAGTGCGATATACCAATTTGACCcgagaataatatttttttaagtactgTAGCTTGATGATCAAAATCAACTAATCATCCATTAACAAAGACACTTAATTATGGAAGGGGTTCGGTAATAGTAACGAACTGAAATTTAATATTCATCTTATTTATAGGGCCTAATGAAGATGATACGGGGAAGGTTTATGCGTCGATGGGGTGTGGTAACTCTCATCATGGTTTGCTTTGTCTACATGGCAGTATACCTTTCAACAACCCAGACATTTGATGGTAATGTACAAATGTTTTTCTTTGCTCTGTTATCACACAGCAATCGAACTTCTTCCAGAATTCTATGGTTATCTCTTCCCTTGAAATATACTAGTAATTAGTTCCTGGAGCGGATCATGTATTTCTGAATGGGGGAGGCACAACATTTTCCTTACAAGTGTGTATCTAAAAACTTCCAGAGGATGCACTATTGCTGCGTGTTCGATTTTGGAGGTGGGAGGGATGGGTGGGTTGCATGTGCCCCTTCGCCTTCTGGATTTGATCACTTTTAATTATGATTATCACACTGACTATTTGCATGTCTTCTTATAATTGATATTtagtatcatttttatcataaatcctcaattttatgataatatttttattgagtTCTGTAAAATGCACACACGTCCATATCCAAACTATTATTTATGCTTTGTTAGCTTTACGACAGTAGATCATGGGTTTATAATTATGTTGccttttgtaatattttgattCAATTATGATTGAAGAGTACATTGTTAATATACTTTTCCGTTTGTTTTCAGTAAGCATCAGCTTGGAAAAACCACACAAAAACATCCCACCTCCGTTTCCATGGGAACATCCTGACAACGCTCAAGCAGATGGAGCAGCAGGACTATTTTCTAATCGGGCAATTCGTGAGCATCATGACTCTCTTCAAAATCTCACCGAGAAGCCAAAGGCGGAGGTCGTTGATCAGAAATCTGAAAAAGATGTAATGATTTACTTCTTTATTTAGTGTTTCGTTTTTATCTTTATGCAAATTATCAACATTTGATCTGTATTGCAGAGGATTTTATGTccgcgtatcagtttttacttctttttttaaataacaccTTGATATCGATAAACCTTTTCAGACAGTCAAGTCTGACACGTCTAATGCTGTATGTATCATCCGTGAAGTATACCGAAGTATTCAAAGAGCATCTTGACGAAAATTATATCCTCATGTCGACTGAGCTAACTTCTGAAAGATACTAGTCATCGTGGtaacattatatatttttaatggttAAGACGACTTGGTGAGATAATTTACGTTTGCATATTACCATGTAAAACCTTTTAGAAGTTGATTTGGCAGGCACTGAATGTCACCATGTCGGCAGAATTGGAAAGTTTTGACGGTAACGGTACTAATATTGATATGCTCTGTCTTTTTTCCCCTCAACTGGACCATGCAATGATGATAAATCATTTTACGATCATCCTATATGCGCCATTATGAATATTACTTTTAAATCAGATTGAAAGTTTTAATCtgatttttcaaaagaaatagtgttcTGCTTTCCATTAAGAGAAGTTGAGATTTTAAAATGGAAACAATGTCTACATTTAATGTTTTCGATCATTGGTTTTTGCCTTTTTTATTTATGCAGAAGATTTGTTCATAATCGCATTCACCTGGTTTCTCTTTCTATCTTATCTCGTTTCAGGACAATGAGATGAATGAAGAAgcgaatgaaaataataacaccatagatcagttcatgtcaataCAAAGTGAAATCAACAGATTGAGAGGAGAGATGACAGATCAAAGCTGTGCCAAGTATCCTGAATTGAGTCGAGGCGCCATCACAGACAATACATATCGCCATATATACGTTAATGACAAACATAAACTTCTTTATTGTTTCGTCCCTAAAGTTGGTTGTAGCAATTGGAAGAGGGTGATGATGATTCTGAATGGGAGCAAGAAAAAGTTAAGTGAGATTTCATCTGATGAAGTCCACTTTAACAACGGCATGAAACGCCTTGCTGGATTCACACCCCGAGATCGACAACAGAAATTGGAAACATACAAGAAGTTCATTTATGTGCGCAACCCATTCGTGCGTTTGCTATCAGCATTCAACAATAAATATGGGAATATTATTCAGTACCGAAAGGATAAATACTTCCAGGGTTTTGCAAAAACCATCATGAAACAATTCAGACCACATGCAACATCGAGAGAGCTAAGAACGGGTGAAAACATAACTTGGACAGAATTTGTAAAATTTTTGACGCAACCCAAGCGGCCATTCTTTGACGACCATTGGGAAgaaatgttcaaaatatgtGCACCGTGTAAGATTAAATACGATTACGTAGGCAATCTAGAAACGGTCGCAGATGACGCAAAATACATGCTAACCGATTTGCAGTTAGACTCGTTTGTTGAATATCCGTCAAAAAGTAATAGTCACCCCACGAACAGCACTGAAACGTTTGAAAAAGCCTTCCGGATCTTGCCAAAGGACAATTTACAGAAACTGTGGAAGATTTATGAAaaggattttgaaatattcGGCTTCCCGAAACCGAAATTCATCGAAGAACTTTGAACTGAAAAAAGGAGATAAAAAAGATGTATTCATGGTATGAAACTTAAATCGATAGCTTTGGTGATAATGATGTAATTTCCTGCGTTGTGCTCTTCGTTACCAATATACTAGTGTACGTATAGGAGCCTTGGAACATGTCAATTAAAATACGCATATAATCTTCATCGGAAAAAGGAACGTTCATGACGCCACACAAACTTTTGGGGACAGAATTTACAAAAGTACCATTTTCGCATGTGGGTTGTATCAAGAGCATCAATTGTAGAAAGGGTGCCCAGAAATCGGTAAATGACATCCTATTTTTAACTCTTATTCACATTTGATGCAAAACCACAAAATTCATCATATCTCACAATGGAAATGTGATTTTCAATAACATGTTCTGTGAAGAAAATGAACTTATTGATCTgataaagatagaaaaaaaagtatcgCCTTGGCTATCGCATACTGCACTGTTCACGTTTTTCACAATTAAAATGCTGATTTACatatatgcataaattactgtTCATGTACGTGAATTAAAATTTTTATGCATGGTTTAATACAATTACTTTAAAGGTATTTGAACTGACAAAGAAGATGCAAAAGCACAAAATTCATCATATCtcacaatagaaaaaaaataacagccCAATTTTAGGAGGAAGCATCAAATGTATATAGGATTTCATCAAGTATTCGACAAAGATTTGACTATCAAAATGCTAATTCATGCACAATTATGTACTGactattatgcaaataaaaaggGATAATTCATTTGCACATTCATCACTTTTGAATGGAATCacaattttgattaaacttCTTTAAAATTGGTGACTGAGAATCttctcaaaattttgaaatctacgcaaattatatcaaaattatgcccacatgtacatgtaacagaggcgtcgatcctgggggggggggggcgatcgccccaccaatgaaaatattgggggggcaaacgtatcattttgcccccccaataattccggatatgcattaaaaaaacaagattgtaatgttcagcaagcgagatggtGATACaaaactcgttctttatttaaaatcgtgctcaaaatgtccgcttttcagattggaatatacaaattttcagctcgcgcttcgcgctcgcatcatttctgtagcgaAAACCcatatacttttcatgattaaataggtgaatgtaaatgtcccattttcagttctaagcctcaaaagaactcctgctttgatttgcaatcatcttttcttggatatatatcttgttcttcatcaaaaacgtccattaaactgtcattttcttcagatcgaaatatcaaaattttcagctcgcgctttgcgctcgcatctattgttcttttagatacaaatcttaatcattggtaccataAATGCTTAGAaaatcaagttttcaggtcagaatataaagaaatttcagctcactctcggcacttgtactatctgtgtagtgagatatgtattctcCTCATGAATTATTACAAACAGTCTAAAACAATGAGGCACGCTTTTCGTGTcagtatacaaaaaaaaatcagctcgcgcttcgcgcttgcattaatttgttggtgagatacgtgtctgtgtctcatgagtcatatatgtatatatatatatatatattatgtgtgtgtgtgtgtgtgtgtgggtgggtgttttgtacgatcgagcgcctttggaacgttgatgattttgccccccaatctgaaaaatggatcgacgcccgcCTGCATGTAAATGCAAGAAACACACATAattcaacaaaacaaattttgttttgctcGTGTATCTTTTTCGATGGAGCATTAACAGGAGATAGCTTGCCAAAATGTCATGGATTGGCCCTTTTTTAAAAAgctaatacatgtaatatatttatGCAGGAAACACAAAATTCACCGTATCTCAACATAGGACAATGATTAAACCCCAATTTTTGCATGTACGTCATTTCCAGTCAATGCGTCAATGGCAAAAAGGATTCCATGAAATTGTGGAGGTTAATGAAAAtgcaaaacgtatacaaaataACTTGCAAGTCAACTGTTTTCAAACACAAATTCATGGGATATAGCATTAAAAATGCTAATGTCTTCGTCACTTTGAATAAAGCATTTGCTCTAGACAGGATTCGATGAAACTGATGACTGGGACTCGTTTTTAGtttaaatttatgcatttttttaaacattacatgcacatgtataccAATCATGGAATTATATTAGAACAATTTGGTCATACTTATCAACACCACATATTGAAGTAGTATTCAGTGTAACCAATCTCTACAACATGGTGTTTGGAAGTTCTCTTTCCCCAAAGccaacatagagggcacatgacTTCCACTCTCTAATCGGCGCCAATTTAAAGttccatgagcctaattacaacaggaaggctaaagatattcgttcgacccaactcTGGGtctgtcgattttttttttcaatttgatatcgCTAATTCACAAAAGTGTATGAACATGATTGagaatctaacactgattctagaaatggtaactactgaacttccttgactttggaaatatttttggaCTGGCGGCAGaatagggctattttactgtttcacttgataaatttgatcccatcatatatcttcataaatggcgatttatttttaaaatgagctggctacaaTACCCTTCtctcagatatggaatgtcagatatatccagtggtagtaaacattcgaacAAACTAATTTcacgtttattttttaatgtttctttcATACGTgtcattttaacacacaagtctatggggaatgttttacccGTATGTGACACCTTAAGATGAGTGGATTGGTGCTGATTATAGAGAGTGGAAGTCATGTGCCCTCTATGCTAGCTTTGAGAAAGAGAACTTCCAAACACCTAGGTGAGCAAGTGTTCTGGTTTCTGCTTCCACGTGACCATTATGTATGACCcgttctcattaaaaaaaaaaactttggtagcAGAAATTATGACTTCTTCTATAGCAGAGGTTATACTTAGTGTTAGCGAGATCCAAAGGGTTCTTCAACTCATCCTGTCCATGGGACATCTGATAAGTTTTCTTGTTCTAGAAAGCTAGCTTAACTGGTTTTCTATACCGCTGGAATGCAGGGTACATGCTAATCATCTGctcatttgaataaataagCATAGTTTTGCATGGAAATGTGATTTTTAATAACATGTTCTGTGAAGAAAATGAACTTATTGATCTGATAAAGATAGCAAAAAAAAGTATCGCCTTGGCTATCGCATACTGCACTGTTCACGTTTTTCACAATTAAAATGCTGATTTACatatatgcataaattactgtTCATGTACGTGAATTAAAATTTTTATGCATGGTTTAATACAATTACTTTAAAGGTATTTGAACTGACAAAGAAgatgcaaaaaacaaacaaacacgaAAACCCTGTTTTGAGATTGTTACATTGTTATTTacattgaaatattgatttataCGTAAATAACTAGTAATTTACATATAATGGCATATTTCTGCTTGAAGAtttgattttcaatattatttccTGTAAGAAATCTCTGACAGAGATATACAAAAGGCTTTACCTTTTTATATATACCACATTGTTTATCACACTGATATATtgattcatgcataaattactagTATTTTATATAAATTGGTATATTTCTGCAtgaagattttattttcaatatattgttCTGTTAGGAATTTGAAGGTTAATTGATCTGGCAGAGATATACAAAACGTTTCATCACTTTTAaagcattttatatttttttatcccaTTGGAATACCGCTTCATGCATGCCAATGTATCAGCACaattttgtatgaaaatgaataaatgatgaaaaaaaaaacaataccccattattttttattaatgttttgttttacGTGAGCCCTCTGAATATTTACTCTGTGACGGCAACTCAATATTAGAAGCTCATAAATCTTCATCTTTTCCCAGTAGATATCAGGGAGGTTATCAGGAGAAAGGTTATCCTGCTGGAAATTCGTGGTTTCTATTCAgaccaattatattttgttcCCAAATCAAGTATTGGTAGATCCTTCATGGATCTACCAAGGATGCATAGTCACACGttacttttcttttcaaaatctGTATTCATTTCGAGTTATGGTAAATCccaccccctccaaaaaaaatgtatgtcaCTATTCACTGTTATTTCAAAGACAAGTTCTGCAATCAccctttttaaagtaaaataaaaaaaaaacatttcccagaTAGAGTGTATAGCTAAAGAAGATTTAAAGCTTTTAAAAGAATTAATGGTTGGACAAAGATTCAATggccttatttttttcttcagtttagTATCACGTTAGATGATACTCCGAGTCTAGTTCACATTTTTGACTGGTTATGTTAAAGATCAAATTCCCTCCGGTAAAAAGTGGATATgaatgaaatgatttgaaatatatttgttgtaGACTTGCACTTGTCAACTGAAAACTAGGGTAGCAATTAGAATAGAGAACCACAAAAACAGAAGACTGTCTGAAGAGATATACTTTAACTTAACTTAAAACAATCAGTACAATGTATCGGGCCCGATGTGAAAAATAGTGTAAGATACAGCGATATTAATGAATGGATGGGGGTGTtaaattaccaaaaaaaaatgatgtgc carries:
- the LOC121426930 gene encoding carbohydrate sulfotransferase 11-like; this encodes MKMIRGRFMRRWGVVTLIMVCFVYMAVYLSTTQTFDVSISLEKPHKNIPPPFPWEHPDNAQADGAAGLFSNRAIREHHDSLQNLTEKPKAEVVDQKSEKDDNEMNEEANENNNTIDQFMSIQSEINRLRGEMTDQSCAKYPELSRGAITDNTYRHIYVNDKHKLLYCFVPKVGCSNWKRVMMILNGSKKKLSEISSDEVHFNNGMKRLAGFTPRDRQQKLETYKKFIYVRNPFVRLLSAFNNKYGNIIQYRKDKYFQGFAKTIMKQFRPHATSRELRTGENITWTEFVKFLTQPKRPFFDDHWEEMFKICAPCKIKYDYVGNLETVADDAKYMLTDLQLDSFVEYPSKSNSHPTNSTETFEKAFRILPKDNLQKLWKIYEKDFEIFGFPKPKFIEEL